One segment of Castanea sativa cultivar Marrone di Chiusa Pesio chromosome 3, ASM4071231v1 DNA contains the following:
- the LOC142626827 gene encoding protein NRT1/ PTR FAMILY 8.3-like: MGSIEDDRSLIEDGLLQNESGREYTGDGSVDFHGKPVLKQNTGNWRACPFILGTEGCERLAYYGIATNLVTYLTNKLHEGNVSAATSVTTWQGTCYLTPLIGAVLADAYWGRYWTIAAFSTIYFIGMCTLTLSATVPGLRPSECVGSVCPSATPAQYGVFFLGLYLIALGTGGIKPCVSSFGADQFDDTDPKERVKKGSFFNWFYFSINIGALISSSFLVWIQENAGWGIGFGIPAVFMGIAIASFFSGTPLYRFQRPGGSPLTRMCQVLVASFHKRDVVVPEDYALLYETQDKNSAIEGSRKLEHTNELKCLDRAAVVSDGESKSEEFSNPWRLCTVTQVEELKILIRMFPIWATGIVFSAVYAQMSTMFVEQGTVMDTSIGSFTIPAASLSSFDVISVIFWVPVYDRVIVPIARKFTGKERGFSELQRMGIGLFISVLCMSAAALVEIKRLQLARELGLVDEDVAVPLSIFWQIPQYFLLGAAEVFTFIGQLEFFYDQSPDAMRSLCSALSLLTTSLGNYLSSLILTIVTYLTTQGGSTGWISDNLNEGHLDYFFWLLAGLSFLNMLVYVVCAKRYKQKKAS, encoded by the exons AATGAAAGCGGTAGGGAGTACACAGGAGATGGCTCAGTTGACTTTCACGGAAAGCCTGTTTTGAAGCAGAATACTGGAAATTGGAGAGCATGCCCCTTCATTCTAG GTACTGAGGGTTGCGAACGTCTTGCCTACTATGGGATTGCCACTAATCTTGTTACTTATCTTACCAACAAACTACATGAAGGAAATGTTTCCGCTGCAACAAGTGTTACTACATGGCAAGGCACTTGCTATCTTACACCCCTCATTGGGGCTGTCTTAGCAGATGCTTATTGGGGAAGATATTGGACAATTGCTGCTTTCTCCACAATTTACTTTATT GGAATGTGTACATTGACACTATCAGCGACTGTTCCTGGATTGAGACCTTCTGAATGTGTGGGTTCTGTATGCCCATCAGCTACTCCAGCTCAGTACGGAGTCTTCTTCTTAGGGCTCTATCTGATTGCTTTGGGGACTGGTGGGATCAAACCTTGTGTTTCATCATTTGGTGCAGATCAGTTTGATGATACTGATCCTAAGGAAAGGGTAAAGAAGGGATCCTTCTTCAACTGGTTTTATTTTTCCATCAACATTGGTGCTCTTATATCTAGTAGTTTTCTGGTTTGGATTCAAGAAAATGCTGGGTGGGGTATAGGATTTGGCATTCCTGCTGTGTTTATGGGAATTGCTATTGCAAGTTTCTTTTCTGGCACTCCCCTTTATAGATTTCAGAGACCAGGGGGAAGTCCTCTTACACGAATGTGCCAGGTTTTGGTTGCATCATTCCATAAAAGGGATGTGGTGGTCCCCGAAGACTATGCTCTTTTGTATGAAACACAAGACAAAAACTCTGCCATTGAAGGAAGTCGGAAACTGGAGCACACTAATGAATTGAA GTGCCTTGATAGAGCTGCTGTAGTGTCAGATGGTGAGAGCAAAAGTGAGGAATTCTCCAATCCATGGAGGCTTTGCACTGTAACACAGGTGGAAGAATTGAAGATTTTGATACGCATGTTTCCAATCTGGGCTACTGGAATTGTCTTTTCTGCTGTTTATGCCCAGATGTCTACAATGTTTGTGGAGCAAGGAACGGTGATGGACACAAGCATTGGTTCTTTCACCATTCCCGCAGCCTCTCTCTCATCCTTTGATGTCATCAGTGTTATTTTTTGGGTCCCAGTATATGATAGGGTAATTGTCCCAATTGCAAGGAAATTTACTGGCAAGGAGCGAGGCTTCTCAGAGCTGCAGCGAATGGGAATTGGCCTCTTTATTTCTGTCCTGTGCATGTCGGCTGCTGCTTTGGTAGAGATTAAGCGGTTGCAGCTTGCAAGAGAGCTTGGGTTGGTCGATGAAGACGTTGCTGTACCACTCAGTATCTTCTGGCAAATACCCCAGTATTTCTTGTTGGGTGCTGCAGAGGTATTTACATTTATAGGGCAGCTTGAGTTCTTCTATGACCAATCTCCAGATGCCATGCGGAGTTTGTGCAGTGCGTTGTCACTTTTGACAACTTCATTGGGGAACTACCTCAGCTCTCTGATTTTGACAATAGTAACTTACCTCACAACACAGGGCGGGAGCACTGGATGGATCTCGGATAATTTGAATGAGGGTCATCTTGATTACTTTTTCTGGCTTTTGGCCGGACTTAGCTTCTTAAATATGTTGGTATATGTTGTCTGTGCCAAGAGGTACAAGCAGAAGAAGGCTTCTTAA
- the LOC142626826 gene encoding protein NRT1/ PTR FAMILY 8.3-like: MASVDEERSVLEDDPLLQNDISGPYTGDGSVNIKGNPVLKNSTGKWKACPFILGGGGCERLTFYGISSNLVTYLESKLHEGNVSAARNVTTWQGTCYFIPLIGGVLADAYWGRYRTMAVFFAVYLIGLCTLTLCASIPALQPAACVDSVCPSATAAQYAVFFIGLYLVALGTGGIKPCIWPFGADQFDDTDPREKGKKGSFFNWFYFSNNIGAFLSSSLVVLVQEDIGWGIGYGIPTLVMAIGIVIFFLGTPFYRLQRPGGSPLTRICQVFVASFYKRNLKIPEDSSLLYETQDISSTIKGSRKLEHSDELKCLDKAAVVSDAEIKSENFSNSWRLCTVTQVEELKILVRMFPIWASGIVFSAVYAQMSSLFVEQGKMMDRTVGSFTVPAASLSSFDLISVIIWVPIYDRIIVPIARKFTGNERGFSELQRMGVGLFISVLCMSAAAVVEIERLQIAKEMGLVDEDVAVPLSIFWQVPQYFLLGAAEVFTFIGQHEFFYEQAPDAMRSLCSALSLLTNSLGNYLSSLILTIVTYFTTEGGSVGWIPDNLNEGHLDYFFWLLAGLSLLNLLVYIVFARKYKQKKVS, translated from the exons aTGGCTTCTGTGGACGAAGAGAGATCTGTGTTGGAAGATGATCCTCTTCTACAG AATGACATTAGTGGACCGTACACTGGAGATGGCTCAGTTAACATTAAAGGGAATCCTGTTCTGAAGAATAGTACTGGAAAGTGGAAAGCATGCCCCTTCATTCTCG GTGGTGGAGGTTGTGAACGTTTGACCTTCTATGGGATTTCCTCTAATCTTGTTACTTATCTTGAAAGCAAACTACATGAAGGAAATGTCTCTGCTGCAAGAAATGTTACCACTTGGCAAGGCACCTGTTATTTTATACCCCTAATTGGAGGTGTCTTAGCCGATGCTTACTGGGGAAGATATCGGACAATGGCAGTTTTCTTTGCAGTTTACCTTATT GGGCTGTGTACTTTGACTCTATGTGCATCAATTCCTGCATTACAGCCTGCTGCATGTGTGGATTCGGTATGCCCTTCAGCTACTGCAGCTCAGTATGCTGTATTCTTCATTGGACTCTATTTGGTTGCACTAGGGACTGGTGGGATCAAACCGTGCATTTGGCCCTTTGGTGCAGATCAGTTTGATGATACTGATCCTAGggaaaagggaaagaaaggATCCTTCTTCAACTGGTTTTACTTTTCAAACAACATTGGTGCTTTTCTATCAAGTAGTTTAGTGGTGTTGGTTCAAGAAGATATTGGGTGGGGTATTGGATATGGCATTCCTACATTGGTTATGGCCATTGGTATTGTAATCTTCTTTTTAGGCACTCCCTTCTATAGATTACAGAGACCAGGGGGAAGCCCTCTTACAAGAATTTGCCAGGTTTTTGTTGCATCATTTTATAAGCGGAATTTGAAGATCCCAGAGGATAGTAGTCTCCTTTATGAAACACAAGATATAAGCTCCACCATTAAAGGAAGTCGGAAACTGGAGCACAGCGATGAACTGAA GTGCCTTGATAAAGCTGCTGTGGTCTCAGATGCTGAGATCAAAAGTGAAAACTTCTCCAATTCATGGAGGCTTTGCACTGTGACACAGGTGGAGGAATTGAAGATTTTGGTCCGCATGTTTCCAATCTGGGCATCTGGAATTGTATTTTCTGCTGTTTATGCTCAAATGTCATCATTGTTTGTGGAACAAGGGAAAATGATGGACAGAACTGTAGGTTCTTTCACTGTTCCTGCAGCCTCTCTCTCAAGTTTTGACCTCATCAGTGTTATTATTTGGGTCCCTATCTATGACAGGATAATTGTCCCAATTGCAAGGAAATTTACAGGCAATGAGAGGGGCTTCTCAGAGTTGCAAAGGATGGGAGTTGGCCTCTTTATATCAGTCCTTTGCATGTCAGCAGCTGCTGTGGTAGAGATTGAGCGATTGCAGATTGCAAAAGAGATGGGTTTGGTCGATGAAGATGTTGCTGTACCACTAAGCATATTCTGGCAAGTTCCTCAATACTTTTTGTTGGGTGCTGCAGAGGTATTTACATTCATTGGACAGCATGAGTTCTTCTATGAGCAAGCACCGGATGCCATGCGTAGTTTATGCAGTGCATTATCACTTCTCACAAATTCACTGGGGAATTACTTGAGTTCTTTGATTCTGACCATTGTAACTTACTTCACAACAGAAGGTGGGAGTGTTGGATGGATTCCAGATAACTTGAATGAGGGCCATCTTGATTATTTCTTCTGGCTTTTGGCTGGTCTCAGCTTATTAAATCTGTTGGTTTATATTGTTTTTGCCAGAAAGTACAAACAGAAGAAGGTTTcttaa